The sequence below is a genomic window from Nitrosomonas sp..
TTATTTAATTATTCCAACCGGTAGGCTATTCTTGACGGCGGCGTCAGGATCAAGGGTAATTCAAACGACCCCGTTTCTCCAAATGAAGGAACTATGGTTTCGATAAATGGAAACGAAGCCGTTGAGCCGCTGGTATGTACAAACCCTTTGTTATGAATTAGCTTTCTGAGCAAGAATGATGTTGTCTGCCGATCATATTCCAATATAAGTGTATTTGAAACCGGCTGTACGCGGCTGGTGCTGAAAGAAGAGAATGTTCCCCGTGTTGCATCCAAGTCTGTGAAGATCGAATTCACTACGATTACCAGTTCGCGGCCATTAAAATATGCAGTGGCATCAATATTCTCCAATTTTACCGGCAATCCGCCTGCTCCTGCCGCCTCAGGTGTGCCCAGGAAACCAATGGCCGTGTCCCGATCAATACAAATATTCTGATTGTTGTTTACAAATCTCGGTAGTCCTCCTGACAAGCTTAAACGCACCATTCCGCCATCCAGCACTTCGATGACCTCAAATCGGCTCTCAACAATTTTTTCTGTCGGTGTTGGGTCATTCGAGTTGACTGCATTAAAGCACTCAAATCCTTGATATGAAATAGATTGCGCAAATATCGTGCTCGAATACAGAATCGCTGCCAATGACAGGGTTCGAAAAAATATCATCTTCATGTATAAACCCTCACTAAAATATTAGCTTGATACAGAATTCTTTCAAGGATTGCCGTTCATTTACATTGTAGATTTTTGTTTTATACGTAATCTTCTGGCTTCCTTAGGCCCAATCAACAATGGCCGATAGATTTCGATACGGTCGAATTGCTGTAAAACCGTGCTTCTTTCAACCAACCTACTGAAGATACCAAGCCTGTTTTCATTCAAATCAATTTCTTGAAATTGACTCATAATGCCGGAATGAAAAATTGCCTGTTCAACAGTTGTTCCCGCTGGCACTTGTGCCTTGATAAGCATTTGGCGCTTAGGCAATGCATAAACAATTTCAACCTCAATAAACTCATGTGTTGCCCCAAGACAGCCAGATCGTTCATGGGTTACCATAGACCGACTCAGCACGCTCTATAAATGATTCCACAAAACTGTTGGCAATCATATGAAACACTGGCCCGACCAGTTTTTCCAGGATTTTATGTGAAAACGTATAATGCAGACGAAACTCTATTTTGCAAGCATTGTCGGATAATGGAATAAAACGCCAGTGTCCATCGAGATGCTCAAACGGCCCATCCAATAAAGTCATTTCGATGAGTTCGGGAGGTTTGCGTTTATTTTCAGTGGTAAAACTATGTTTAACATGATGATAGTTGATCTTCACGGTTGCATGCGTAATGGTTTCATTTTGTGGTTTTACCACCGT
It includes:
- a CDS encoding type II toxin-antitoxin system RatA family toxin — translated: MAEIEKTVLVEYSAEQMFNLVDGVEQYPEFLPWCGGTVVKPQNETITHATVKINYHHVKHSFTTENKRKPPELIEMTLLDGPFEHLDGHWRFIPLSDNACKIEFRLHYTFSHKILEKLVGPVFHMIANSFVESFIERAESVYGNP
- a CDS encoding RnfH family protein; protein product: MVTHERSGCLGATHEFIEVEIVYALPKRQMLIKAQVPAGTTVEQAIFHSGIMSQFQEIDLNENRLGIFSRLVERSTVLQQFDRIEIYRPLLIGPKEARRLRIKQKSTM